From a region of the Pseudomonas fulva 12-X genome:
- a CDS encoding methyl-accepting chemotaxis protein encodes MSPSTLRLSTRSLLYASYVSLLALMLLIAGVALYNLSTADREFSAYINGVEARTRLASKVSDAVKDRAIELRNLALNTAPGEREAKRGAIEAREKDVDDSLKALHQAMVTHSDVSSTGREMLARIEEVEGRYSPVAHTIAEHLFKGEDTEALKMVSEQCTPLLHELTDVIDQYLIHTTKVAEQRVSANEAHSQRQRTILLVITALSFVLAAVLGHLISRHLLRSLGAEPNDLNQIAQRVAEGDLRAMEQAVNSAENSVLSALQRMQLNLREVTQGIDNSSRTVAHSSQELSESSLRNAESVAQAQREVEHIVTAVHEMAATVQDVARNAESAAQAANEADEAALQSQHKAGQAVNLISELATVIDNSSEAMARLKTESNNIGSVLDVIKSVADQTNLLALNAAIEAARAGEAGRGFAVVADEVRNLARRTQEATAEIEALIASLQAIADETANYMERCQRSSTQSVSGVSEAGEAVARIVAMIERINGMNQQIATAAEQQSAVAEEISRGVVSMRDSTEQSAAAFQHAQQESESLARTSEALRQNIARFRL; translated from the coding sequence ATGTCGCCCTCCACCCTTCGTCTTTCCACCCGCAGCCTGCTGTATGCAAGCTACGTCAGCCTGCTGGCGCTGATGCTGCTGATCGCCGGCGTCGCCCTTTACAACCTCAGCACCGCCGACCGCGAGTTCTCGGCCTATATTAACGGTGTAGAAGCTCGCACCCGGCTGGCCAGCAAGGTCAGCGACGCAGTGAAAGATCGTGCCATCGAGCTGCGCAACCTGGCGCTCAACACCGCACCAGGGGAGCGTGAGGCGAAACGCGGCGCCATCGAAGCGCGGGAAAAGGACGTGGATGACAGCCTCAAGGCCTTGCATCAGGCCATGGTCACGCATTCGGACGTTTCATCCACCGGCCGCGAAATGCTGGCGCGCATCGAAGAGGTCGAGGGGCGCTACAGCCCTGTAGCTCATACCATTGCCGAGCACCTGTTCAAGGGCGAGGACACCGAGGCGTTGAAAATGGTCAGCGAGCAATGCACACCGCTGCTGCATGAGTTGACCGATGTCATCGACCAGTACCTGATCCATACCACCAAGGTGGCCGAGCAGCGCGTCAGCGCCAACGAAGCCCACTCGCAAAGGCAGCGCACCATCCTGCTGGTCATCACCGCGCTGAGCTTCGTTCTCGCTGCGGTGCTCGGCCACCTGATCAGCCGCCACCTGCTGCGCTCGCTCGGCGCAGAACCCAATGACCTCAACCAGATTGCCCAACGCGTCGCCGAAGGCGACCTGCGTGCCATGGAGCAGGCGGTGAACAGCGCCGAAAACAGCGTGCTTTCCGCCCTGCAACGCATGCAGCTGAACCTGCGCGAAGTCACCCAGGGCATCGACAACTCCTCGCGCACCGTTGCCCATTCCAGCCAGGAGCTGAGCGAATCGAGCCTGCGCAATGCCGAAAGCGTCGCCCAGGCTCAGCGCGAGGTGGAGCACATCGTCACCGCCGTACACGAAATGGCCGCGACGGTTCAGGACGTAGCGCGCAACGCCGAGTCTGCCGCACAGGCCGCCAACGAAGCCGATGAGGCCGCGCTGCAGAGCCAGCACAAGGCCGGCCAGGCGGTGAACCTGATCAGCGAACTGGCCACGGTGATCGACAATTCCAGTGAAGCGATGGCGCGGTTGAAGACCGAAAGCAACAACATCGGCAGCGTGCTCGACGTCATCAAGTCGGTGGCTGACCAGACCAACCTGCTGGCCCTCAACGCCGCCATCGAAGCCGCCCGTGCCGGTGAGGCGGGACGCGGCTTCGCCGTGGTGGCCGATGAAGTGCGCAATCTGGCGCGCCGTACCCAGGAGGCCACCGCCGAGATCGAGGCGCTGATCGCCAGCCTGCAGGCGATTGCCGACGAGACAGCCAACTACATGGAGCGCTGCCAGCGTTCAAGCACGCAGTCGGTGTCAGGCGTATCGGAAGCGGGTGAAGCGGTGGCGCGGATCGTCGCCATGATCGAGCGCATCAACGGTATGAACCAGCAGATCGCCACGGCCGCCGAGCAGCAGAGCGCGGTGGCCGAGGAAATCAGCCGTGGTGTGGTGTCGATGCGCGACAGCACCGAACAGTCCGCCGCGGCCTTTCAGCACGCCCAGCAGGAAAGCGAA
- a CDS encoding helix-turn-helix transcriptional regulator, protein MQRWTPYLDTQFCFEQPAALAKAGVFDASTPRVMGSAIGHYRARTVRPHLQYFDCDLQFPEPLRIHKVLPGSLCIVQVLDGGWEHRVDGHLHRYTPGMPHMLGVSETMEAIDQLPAGSHARMAGLRIAGDYLHELAEEDPDLQPLLGLLDDGIRFSELQHCKALGGLLQRLYQSPYHGTLERLHQESLSLAVLVELAAHFKGRASSAPQPVRGQRDLAFEARRLLDASLEQPPGSQALALQLGVGETTLRRAFGQVFGQSMLQYVRQQRMELARTLLRQRKWQVAQIAYRLGYNSPANFSHAYRAHFGHPPGAER, encoded by the coding sequence ATGCAACGCTGGACCCCCTACCTGGATACGCAATTCTGCTTCGAACAGCCAGCCGCCCTGGCCAAGGCGGGCGTGTTCGACGCCAGCACCCCGCGGGTGATGGGCAGCGCCATCGGGCATTACCGTGCCCGCACCGTGCGCCCGCATCTGCAGTATTTCGATTGCGACCTGCAGTTTCCCGAGCCCCTGCGCATCCACAAGGTGCTGCCGGGCAGCCTGTGCATCGTCCAGGTGCTCGACGGCGGCTGGGAGCATCGTGTGGACGGGCATCTGCACCGCTACACACCCGGGATGCCGCACATGCTCGGCGTCAGCGAAACCATGGAAGCCATCGACCAGCTGCCGGCCGGCAGCCACGCACGCATGGCCGGCCTGCGCATCGCCGGCGACTACCTGCATGAACTGGCCGAGGAAGACCCCGACCTGCAACCGCTGCTCGGCCTGCTCGACGACGGCATCCGCTTCAGCGAGCTGCAGCACTGCAAGGCTCTGGGTGGTTTGCTGCAGCGCCTGTATCAATCGCCGTATCACGGCACCCTGGAGCGCCTGCATCAGGAAAGCCTGAGCCTCGCGGTGTTGGTGGAACTGGCCGCGCACTTCAAGGGCCGTGCGAGCAGCGCGCCGCAGCCGGTACGTGGCCAGCGCGACCTGGCCTTCGAAGCACGCCGCCTGCTCGACGCCAGCCTGGAACAGCCGCCGGGCAGCCAGGCGCTGGCGCTACAGCTGGGCGTCGGCGAAACCACCCTGCGCCGCGCCTTCGGCCAGGTGTTCGGCCAATCGATGCTGCAGTACGTGCGCCAGCAGCGCATGGAACTGGCCCGCACGCTGCTGCGCCAGCGCAAATGGCAGGTGGCGCAGATCGCCTATCGCCTGGGCTACAACAGCCCGGCGAATTTCAGCCATGCCTATCGGGCGCATTTCGGCCATCCGCCGGGGGCGGAGCGCTAG